CCCAAGCCTTCGATACTTTCCTTAATGGCTTCGGCAGACCCCGTGACATCGGCCCTGATGATGTACTTGACAGTTTCcaccttcttttcatcacCGAAGAACTCTTCTCTAAGGTCTTCTTCCGTGAACCCTTGCAACTTTAACTCATTGATCTTCTCCTGCTTCTTGAGCTCGTCGATTTCCAACTGCCGTTTCAAGTTGATCGATTCGATGTCCTTAGTGGCCTCCATCTGCTTGTTTCGAGTAATTCTATTGTCACACACCTTCTTGGCAATCTGCTCAGTTTTGGCCTGAAGGATCTGGTCTCCACTCTCAGGCAACTCCTTCCATCCCCAGATCTGGGCAGGAGTAGAAGGACCTGCCACTTTGATTGGTTTCCCGTTTTCGTCCTTCATACCTCTAACCTTGCAATATGTGGTGCCAGCCACCAAAAAGTCTCCTATTTTCACCGTCCCTCTGGTCACCAACACCGTAGAAATGGGGCCCATACCCTTGACAACCTCACTTTCAATAACAGACCCTTCGCTGGGCACTCCGGTAGGTTCTGCTTTGAATTCGTTGATTTCGCTCAACGTAATCActgcttcttccaacttaTCCATCCCCAAACCTGTCTTCCCACTTACCTGGACCGTCTGAGTCTCTCCCCCGTAGTCCTCGATATCCACTTCGTACCGAGCAAGGTCTGCCAACACCTTATCGATCTTGAGACCTTGCTTGTCACATTTATTGATAGCCACAATCACCGGAACACCGGCATTTTTGGCATGCTTAATGGCCTCAAGCGTCTGGGGCATCACCGAGTCATCTGCtgctaccaccaaaatgaCGATATCGGTGACATTGGCACCTCTTTCACGCATTTTCAAAAACGCAGCATGGCCAGGAGTATCGAGAAAGgtgattttcttctttgagaTCGGAGTCACCACCGAAAAGGCTCCGATATGTTGCGTGATACCTCCAAATTCTTTGTCAACAATGGAAGATTTCCGCAAATAATCCaaaatggtggttttgCCGTGATCAACATGTCCCATTATTGTGACAATCGGGGCACGAGCCTTCAATTTCGAAATATCTTCAGCTGGTGGAGCAGGGAATAAATCGAGGCCTGTATCATCGTTCATATTTACCTCAAACCCGTACTCATCGGCCACCAATGAAACGCTGTCCTTGTCCAATATATAATTATGTCTCATGTTGTCAAAGCCCATGGCTTCCAATGTCTTGAGAAGCGAATTTAATGGAATCCGTAGAATCGTCGATAAGTTGGAAACCAGTACAAACGTGGGAACGGACACTTTGATCTTCTCCTTAGGAGCTTGGACCTTCCGTTTAGGCTTAGGTTTGTATGCTGGTTTTAGTGGAGCCGATTTTATCTGGGTGCTGGCACTTTGTTTCTGTCTCAATGTCTCTTTAGCTTTGGCATACTGGTCTTTTCTCGAGTCAGCACGAGCAGGTGGTATAGCCGAAGCACTGGGAGCACGACTGAGTCCAGACTTGGGTGGACCGTGCTGCGTGGCTTTCGCAGGTCTATTGTTTGGTGGAGTCTTTGGTAAATTCTGCTGCTGCAGGTTATGCTGGTTGTTGAATCTTTGGGCAAATCGGTTTGTTTTCTTTGCAGGTTTCGTGTCTGCGAGAACCACTAACAGGGTACTGAGATATCGACACTGGCAAGTGGGTGATGCCCATATGGACCTGGAACCCGCTATGTGTCGTACGGTGACAGTGTTGAGTATAGCCATCGCAGTTagagttgaaaaaattaGATCGCGATCAATTTTGTTTGATTAAATGCAGTAGCCACCAAAAAGATGCTATGAAGTCGTATGCTAATATGATGAAGATTACTCTGTGTAGCTGAAGTCTCCATCCGAAGTAATGAAGCCAAACACCTTGTTTTCGTTCAAAGTGgagatcaagttgtcgatATCCTTGAAATTACCGTCGTCCATCGCAAACCGGCGATGTCTGCTGGAGTTGATGTGGTCATCAAAATGGTCGTATTTGATCCTGCAGTTTTCACAGTAGCCtggcttcaagtctttgttcTCGTCCTTCTCAACCATGGACTGCTTCTGCTTTTTCAtgaagattcttcttttcaagttgttgatgttctttgaaggtaCCTGTGACATGGTAGGGCCCAATCCATTCCCACCACCGGGGAAAGTCCCGGAGTCGATAGACATCTGCACGGCATTTGAAGTTCCATTGAACCCTGAAGCTGCCACGTCGTAGAACCttgagttggagttggaattggagttgttggtaGGCAAACAAGACGAATTGCGCATCAAATTGGGCTTGGGGTGTTTGAATTTACACGCGAGGTCTTCGGGCTCGGTTTCCACCAGTGCCTCATTATCCTCAGGATTGGATCCTTGGGAGATGGTGCTGTCATTATTGGagttttgttgatggtttgGATGCGAGTTGGTATCTTCCTCGATGGCGGTGCTCGTCAACAAAGAGCTAGTAGAAATCCGTCGGTCCTGGGGTTTTTGCACCAACTCATAAGCCATGATCTTAAGGAGTTGTCTATAATGAGAAGTTTCTTCATATTTTTTAGCCCGCCGAACCTTCTTACGATCCAGGTTTTCCGTGTCTTGGATGAATGGACATTTACCATCTAGGGTTAAGAAAAACCTAGGATACTTGTTTTCAGCATTCCATTCCCGAACGACAATGGGACGGACGCTTTGTGACAAATCGTAAACGTAGATGTAGTTGTTATCCAAATAATGTAAGTCTTCTCGTTTGGCAGTGGGGTCTTTGTCAGTGGAGCCAAAGattttttcttccttcaataaattgaccaaatctCCATTCTCGTAGTTGGCACTGCTCATGTATTCCAGATCATTAACTCCCAAGTTCAGCAAGAACCGAAACACCTTATCGAAGTTCCACACCTTGATTTTCAACGACGACGCGTCATGGAAGATATCATTGGAAGGATAGCTGACAGCAGGATTGTATGGTCTTCGACTAACAATGATAGTCACATCCTTATCATAGAACGGAACCACCAAACTGCCCACGTACTTCAACCCTTTATGGGCGCGTTTCTGTTCGGACACATGGTTCAGGGACTCAAAGCCTTGGGTATCAAAGTAAACGACGCTGCTCTTCATGATTTTGCGCCAGTTACTACGCCATTCCAGAAGCTCGTCTCCCATCAACCGGTTCAGTTTGGCTTTGTAGCTGTCGACCTTTAGCACCGACCGGGCGAGAAGCGCCAGGCGCACAGACCCGCCGTTCGACAGGCTTTGGAGCGCCGCTGGTGCCAATGTATCAGAATGTTCaggttggtgatggagaGACCCTGCCGGCTGGGGGTGAGTGAGTTGCGGCGTATGGACATCGAGGCTCACTGACTCTTTGGCGGAGAgtttgagcttcttcttgttaGGCAGAGGAACGTTCCCGCTGGTTTCCCGTAACGGCGGCCGTGCTACTCTCTTTCTATTGATGTCCATGTTCACAAGTAAAACAGATTTGTTTATTTGGATCCACCGCGTTTTTTGCTGGAACAATCGGCGTGCGCATACCGATGGTACTCGCCTACTAACATATATATTGTCTAGGCTGGAGACTTTGGGAGATATGGAGATGGGGGAGTAGACCAGTGGGCTGAAGGAGATAAATgatctttttttttttgaaagGAAGGACATGTTTTTTTGGCTGAAATTGGAGAATTTCATCCCCAAATAGCTCCAGAACACCCCGATTTGTCCCGGAACACCACCCAGTCCACCCAGAATACCCCAGCACCTCCCAACACCTTCTCTACTCCCTGAAACCTCTTCGAAcatatttttcaacaaagtCTTTCCAGTGTCACCGTCTACGCACTATCGCACTAAAATAGATAATTGAATCTCCATCCACTCACCAGATGCTCCAGCTGAAACAAATATCTCGTGTATTGTGCCAAGGACTCAAGCCAGTACCGGTGACCAGCAGCTCACCCTCACAGACGGAGTCATCGTTGGCGGCACCCATCTCGGTGTCGTTACTCTCCAGCAAAGGTGTTCCTTTAAGCACTGTCATCAAGGCTGACTCGCAACTCACAATCGATAACATCAAAATATACCTGCTACTTGCATTCAACAACTACGACTCTCGCGAAGCCTGGTGCCTTGTGAAGGTAGACAGCGAGTTACGGCTTGTGATGGGCAAACTCCAGTTGACCCAGGAAActgaagaaaacaaaatgtATGTGGTGGTGTTATACGACAGTTCGTTACCCGATGCCATAGCCAAGGCCAAATTAGACGGCTTAACAGAGGCGTTGAACACCGGACTAGAGGGCTTCAGTTAAAGTTGTTTATATTAATATATTAGATAATGCTGTGATTATGGATATTGGTCGTTGGCAGTCAACAATCACTCAGTTCTCTGATCATTTACTCATGATATCAACGTCGtcattctcttcttcttcatcgtccTCGTTGTCTTCTTCCATTTCCATGTCATCCATCAAgctttcttcatcaaaactttcttcttcagtgtCGTACCaaaaatcttcatcaacttgatcatgTTCATTATCtttattggaagaagacccATTACCAAAGGCGTACATTTCCAGCTCGGGCATTATGAAGTCCTCAGGAATATctttcttggacttttcaacttcttgcaATACTTTCTTTTTGTAGGCCTCCGGGTTCTTTCTCAACTCCACCGAGGCATCGATGTTAGCAGGAGACGAAACGTTGGGATCTTCCAACAACGAGATGATCGAAATCAACACGCTTTCGACCGTCTGCGCTGGGGTCCAAGTTTCATTTTCAGGCTCATCAGAAGTGGGGTCACCTCCTTGGTGTAAGATTGAAATGCACAAGCGACCATCCTTATAAACATTAGGGTGATAGATAGCAGGAGTGAACCTAAAGGTTGGAGGAGAAAACGGGAAATCACTGGGGAACCTCATTTGTCCTTTGAAGTATCCGCCATGATATACCGATTCTTGGTTCAAAACGATGATTCCGATATTCCACAAAAAGATGTTGTCATTATCCAACTCAAtatgaaaagaaggaatcCCACTTTTGGGGTCCGTCAAGTCTCGAAACTGCCGTTGGAGAATGGCGGCGGCTGACTTGGAGCTCATCACGTGTGGGAATTATGTGATTGATAACAGGGGTGTTATCTTGTGATGTAACAAGTCACAAGAACTGGGAGTTGGGGAGGGGGGGATGAGGCCAACAGGGTTGGGAAAATCAGGGGAGAAAAGGGGGTATAAGAGACTCACCGGTGTGTATGCCAAACGCAGGGAGATGCTAACGTGTGTAGGGTCTAACAACAACTATAAATATAAAAACCACAAACGGATATGTAGTTCGATAAATTACTAATTTTTAAAGgagagagaagaaaaacaaaaagcCTTAAACGGTGAGGAtaaaagaaaaaaatgaAATTATGACACAAACAAACCGCCCGGCACTCACCCCCTCTGGCACCGTCACAGCGTGGGCGGCTCCCGCGCACGGGACGGGCCCGGCCCTAATCCCGGTCCCGCATGCGCAAGACCCTTTGGTGTTGGCACGTATGTACATAACATAATATATGATTGATTGGGTGGGCATACAGCATGGCCGAGACATGCCCGACAAAACCATGTGTATTTTAGCCGTATGAAAAGTATCAGGAAGGGTAACCATTCCTCAAAATGCCCATGGTAGTGGCCAGTTCTTGCCGTTGTTTATGTTCATCAtattttgcacccattGCTGTTACAGTCATAAGGGATATTTGGAATCGGGAAACAAAATAGGGGTTTTGGCAGCATCCATAAATGTCCAAGAGCCGTTCAATACCACAAGTGGCACATTGTTTACAACGAATTGTTCAAGGCTTGTAGGGGGCAGTTTGAGACCAACCGACTTGAGATAGTCTGCCAAGTATACAGACAAAGCGTCCTGATTTTCACTGAAAAAAGTCTTGTAAATGCTTGAGATCCCCGAGACACATTTGTATGGCTCTAACAGTATCGGGTACGTTTTGTAGAAAAGCTGGAGGTAGAAGGTTGTTTTTTCAAACTGGCTAAATTGTGCCTTTAGATGTTTGACCATCTGCTTCTCgttgaaaaactcattGGATTTATCGTATAGTATCAACAGCTTCAAACGCCATTGATGGCTGAGAATTGCCAGGTAGAGGTGTTTTGTGTGGTCAAAGTTCATCACTTCGAATTGGAGATTAAGGTACTGAAGTTTACCTTCGAGCAACACCAATGTATGTAGAAGCATATGGAATTGGCACGTAAGGCAGTTGAACGTGGGGGAAACCGTGAGACTTTGGAGTGACGTACAACGAGATGCGAGTGGAACCAACAAGTTCAGCTCGTTGTCGAAATGtgaattgttcaaatggCTGAACTCTTTGATGGTGAGCTTCAAGGTGGAGAGAGTTGCGAGATCAAACACTTTTTCAAGCGTAGCCACAAGACTTGGACCCTGATCATGGATAAATCCATCAAGAGAGAGCTCCCGAAGCGAGTACAAAGGTATGCCTCCGacaacaagatctccaagCTCGtagaagaaactcaaccaGGTTGCAAGTTGCAAGTTATTATTGGACTCGTTCAATAACTTTAAGTCTTTGATgaccaactcttcaaactcaagacCCACAAGATGTGCCAAAATCCCTCCTTTTACTAGACTTTGGGCCAACCGGCCGAACTTGAGTTTATTGAACTCGTTGTTCTCATAGAACACTTTGAGGTGCCGAAGGGCGGGAAGATCAAGGTTGAGTTCCGTCTGATTGGCATGTTTGATGGTCATACTTAAGCTCACAAGCAGCAGGAACTTGAGCAGGTTTGCACGTCCAAACGGTGCTCCTGGGTGCACAAGCAGTCGAAACAGCACCAGAGTGCCGGTTATCTGTGCAAGTTGAGCCCAACATTTATCGGACCAGTCCTTATCACTCAAGACCACAAGAGATGCCACATGCTTTCCAAGCTTCTTGTTATGTAGAACCTTCACCAACGCATCGAAATGCTGGCCACCAATGACCGTATTGGCGTAGGGGTCCAAATGATCCAACATTACTCGAACAAAGGTCAAAAGTGCTGGGTCCTCCACCACTATAATCCTACGGTAAAGACGGGCGATTGCCGGGAGGTAAAAGAGACGACTGGCTAGACAGACACGGAGCAAGTCAGGTGTATCGAGCATCAGGAAGATCTTGATAAGCATGGCGATGGGAAGCATTTCCATGGTATTCAGGGCCTGGAGGATTTTGGCGCTATCGTAGTAGTAGCTGGGACGGAAATTGCTCAGGCGGCGGCGCGGTCGTGGCTGCTGCCCGCCGGCCAGCCGCATATTTACCAGTGCCCGTACGTCCACCGTGTCGGCCAATTCACCGTACTCTTCTAGTTCTGATGGATCCACTTGCATGATTAGCCTGATAACGTTTGCAGTCCGTCAATCTGCGCGCGAGCAGCAGCAGCACAAGCGGCGAGCGGCAGCGTGCCCCCACCGGTCCGTACCTGAAAGATGGCGAGGGCGCTGAGCGCACCCTCGCAAACTTTACTACCACTGGATCTACATACAAACACGCCTATATCATGCTGAGTCTTGGAACCCATACGGGGTCAAACATCTCGTTGAATAGCTTCACCAGCCAGGCACGAAACTCGTCCACCTCCAACCTCTCACAGGTTTCCAACGTGGATCCGTTCTACGGATTGTCTTTTAAGGTGGGAGTGgctgaaaacaaaaacatcaCTTACCAATCAAAAATGGAAGACGTTCACACCTATGTGGCCAATTTTGCCGAACGCTTGGACTGGGGGTACTTCGCGGTGTTCGATGGCCACGCTGGCAAGCAGACGGCCCGGTGGTGTGGGAATAATTTGCATACGCTACTCGAACAAGAGATCATTTCGAACGAGGAGCTGGTGATTTCAACCGAGGTAGACATGAAGGATAATTTATACAAGTCGTTCATGAAGGCCGACGAGTTGATCAGCAAGGAGAATGCTGGTAACTCCGGCAGCACGGcggcggtggtggtactTTTATGGGAGAATCGAGGAGATGCTATCCCAGCCGATACCACAGACACCAATAACACCAAGGGTAGCTATTCGGTCGACTTTTCAAACCAACACCGTATGCTCTATACCGCCAACGTCGGGGACCTGAGAATCGTATTGTACCGTAATGGAGAGGCATATCGATTAAGTTATGATCATAAAGCCAGTGATATCAACGAAATCAACCGAGTCCGAGACTCTGGGGGACTTATCATGAAGAATCGGGTCAATGGGATCTTGGCGGTAACGCGGTCTCTAGGTGACTTGTACATGAAggacttggtggtgggcAAGCCATTCACTACCTCCACCGTTCTAGGAGAGTACGACGAATTCATGATATTGGCCTGCGATGGGTTGTGGGATGTGGTGTCTGACGGGAAGGCGTGTGAGGCTGTCAAACAGTCGTTCCGGACTCTGGACGACCCGGaggtggctgcaaaacgCCTATGTCAACTCGCACTTGACAACTCTACAACTGATAACATCACCGTGATGGTGGTCAAGTTCGACAATTCGATCTTCAAGTCTAATGATTAATGAACGTATTAAATATACACAAACTGTCCTCAAATATGCTCTGGTGCTTGCTTTGGTTGTTCCTTGGGGACGATGGGACGATACCAGTTGAGGGCCAAACTGCTCAACACCACACTCACCAGTGACGCTGCCATGGCCGCACTGGCCCATACAGGGCTCAACCGGGAATTATGGTACGGGTAGATCACCCCAGCTGCAATTGGGATTCCTATCATGTTGTACACCAATGCCCACGcaaagttgaacttgactCGATTCAAAACCTTGGTAGACAAGTCAAAGAGGGTGACAAGTGTCGTCAATGGGTGCAGTTTATTGAGAAGGATAAAGTCACTTGAAGTCACAGCAATATCGGCACCACTGGCAAGGGCGACTCCGATGTCTGCGGCTGCCAATGCTGGGGCATCGTTGATTCCGTCTCCCACCATTGCTATAACCGTGTTTCTGAGACCtttgattctcttgatATGCATTTGCTTTTCATCCGGTAACACCCCCGACACAATGTGCTCCAGGTCTAATCCAAGCTCGGATCCAATGGCCTGGGCTGTGACACAGTTATCACCAGTGATCATCCAGCACTCgattccaagttgattctgAAGATGGTCGATGATGTCTTTGGACTCATGTCTGATCTGGTCACGACAGGCAAACATCACTAACAACTGATTTTTATGTTCAGAAAGTAACGCCACTAGTATCACAGACTTCTTCTCAGACTTccattcttcaaggatGCTCTTTTGTTCATCTGAAATATCGACATTATAATCATCAATGAGTGCTTCGTTTCCGAGAATGGCCACATTGCCTGTGAGGCCATTCCAAAACCCATCGGTGTCTCCAGCGACAATGGAACCTTTTAAACCTTTTCCAGGAACTGTTTCCACCGCTGGAATTTTGTTGCTAGTTAGTGCAAATTGACTAGTGAAAGATTTAATGGCTTGAGCGAGTGGGTGTTTAGAACTCAATTCCAAGTCCCTTGCCAATTGCACTGCTACCAGCTGCATCTGTTCATCATCTGTACAAAACTGATGGTCGGTGACTTTGATCTCGCCATAGGTTAAGGTTCCTGTCTTGTCGAAGCACACCactttggtgttggcagCATCTTGGAAAGCAGCTCCTCCACCTTTAACTAAGATCCCATTCTTGGCTGCTAAACCTGACCCTACAAAAAGAGCTGTCGGAGCCGCAAGGCCAATTCCACAGGGACATGCTATCACAAACACTGCTATGGCAAACTGTAAAGACCACATGAACCAACCACCAATATCAACATCCAAGTAGGAGTCAGGCAATGCCCCTGAATAGCTTAGTATCAACCATATAATAAACACCAAGATTCCAATGAATACAATAATTGGCACAAAGTAACCCGTAAGCGCATCTGCTGTTCTCTCTATGGGGGCCTTTCTCATTTGGCCTTCACGAACAGTATTGAGAATCTGATCGATTAACGAATCACTCTGAAGACTCAAAATTTTGGCAATGACAGCTTGGTTACTCACATTGACTGTTCCACTAAACACCTGATTCCCCGGTGAATGTTTGACGGGTTTAGACTCTCCAGTCAAAGCCGACTCGTCAAACTCAGCTGAGTTTTCAACAATCACACAGTCTACAGGAGGTGACTCCCCCGTGGCGATACGAATATAGTCTTCCAcctccaagaacttgatgtcTATGGTTTGGTCGTTTTCATATTTGTACTCATTATTTCCACTTGGAACTCGATCAACTAATGTGGCACTAGAaaccttgaacttgttcaagccTGAAATGGCTTCGGCAGTCTTACTCTTAGAAGCACCTTCCAACAATCTTCctatcaacaaaaagaacgtcaaaaacaccacaGAATCGAAATAAGTAGTATGAAGTGCATCCATTGATTCCGAGCTTTGTTGAGAACTAAGTATCAAAAGAACAATACTACTAACATACGCAATAGTAGTTCCTAGACACATCAATAAGTTCATTGatccaaacttgaagagcCTTCTCTTGAAGGAGTTTTTGTGCATCCAAAGTGATCTGACTTCCACGATGGCTTTTCTATGGAACAAgtcggctgcaaaaaaatagACGGGGGTactcaagaagaataaaaTCCATGTGGACCTGGAAACATTACCGGTCCATAATGGTTTTTCAATCCACACTCGGAATGCATGATGTTTGGGAAGCAACAGCATTGCCACAACACCAAACACAAATGTAGGAATGGCAACCACTGCAGCAAGAAAAAGACGGAGTGCTATGGTTTTGACATCTTTTTTAGCCAATTCACGGAGATGCTCATCCATTGATACAGGTTCTATGAAATTGCAAGTAAAAGGTCCTTGCTTGGAGTAGTCGATAGTATAAGCCTCATCACCGTCTGTCAGTCTCAAATGGTTTAGATCCTTGATAATTTTTCTTATATTGAGACCCTTTTCTTGATTGGGGATGTAGGTGAATTTTAGTAATGGGTGTGATAAAGTAAGCTCATCTTCAACCAGGATGACTTCCCCATAGCTACTCAAGTAGTCATACACTAATTCAGGACAATGAACACAAAACATCCCTTCCACTTCCAAGTTTACTGTTCTCGACTGCTTTTTACCCAGGACGtagttgattttggtgacATTCAACACCTCAAAGTCAAACCCACAGTCTTCAACCGTGGTCTTCAACAGTTCAAGGTTCAGGTCCGAATCATCCATAACAAACATACCTGTTTTGGTGATAGTGTTGATATTAGAGTCCAATACAAAGGGTAATTCATGTACTGCAGACTCGATGGAGATAGCACAGGCTGAACAGGTTATTCCTCCTATCGCGGCCGTCACCTTAACGTTTATAGATCTTTCCACGGGAAGCACTTCCAAGATCTTACAGTCAAAACCCAGGTCCAAAATGgtgttgaccaaagaaTTTATCACCTGTTTATTGGGGACAATTGCAACTGCTGAGTGTTGTAACAAATTGACCGAATAGCTTGGTTCATCATGCTTGGACTCGATATGAAGTTCCT
The sequence above is drawn from the Yamadazyma tenuis chromosome 3, complete sequence genome and encodes:
- the IFM1 gene encoding translation initiation factor IF-2 (BUSCO:EOG09261OIA; COG:J; EggNog:ENOG503NY0Z); this translates as MDINRKRVARPPLRETSGNVPSPNKKKLKLSAKESVSLDVHTPQLTHPQPAGSLHHQPEHSDTLAPAALQSSSNGGSVRSALLARSVLKVDSYKAKSNRLMGDELSEWRSNWRKIMKSSVVYFDTQGFESSNHVSEQKRAHKGLKYVGSLVVPFYDKDVTIIVSRRPYNPAVSYPSNDIFHDASSLKIKVWNFDKVFRFLSNLGVNDSEYMSSANYENGDLVNLLKEEKIFGSTDKDPTAKREDLHYLDNNYIYVYDLSQSVRPIVVREWNAENKYPRFFLTLDGKCPFIQDTENSDRKKVRRAKKYEETSHYRQLLKIMAYELVQKPQDRRISTSSLLTSTAIEEDTNSHPNHQQNSNNDSTISQGSNPEDNEASVETEPEDLACKFKHPKPNLMRNSSCLPTNNSNSNSNSRFYDVAASGFNGTSNAVQMSIDSGTFPGGGNGLGPTMSQVPSKNINNLKRRIFMKKQKQSMVEKDENKDLKPGYCENCRIKYDHFDDHINSSRHRRFAMDDGNFKDIDNLISTLNENKVFGFITSDGDFSYTEFNNQHNSQQQNLPKTPPNNRPAKATQHGPPKSGLSRAPSASAIPPARADSRKDQYAKAKETLRQKQSASTQIKSAPLKPAYKPKPKRKVQAPKEKIKVSVPTFVSVSNLSTILRIPLNSLLKTLEAMGFDNMRHNYILDKDSVSLVADEYGFEVNMNDDTGLDLFPAPPAEDISKLKARAPIVTIMGHVDHGKTTILDYLRKSSIVDKEFGGITQHIGAFSVVTPISKKKITFLDTPGHAAFLKMRERGANVTDIVILVVAADDSVMPQTLEAIKHAKNAGVPVIVAINKCDKQGLKIDKVLADLARYEVDIEDYGGETQTVQVSGKTGLGMDKLEEAVITLSEINEFKAEPTGVPSEGSVIESEVVKGMGPISTVLVTRGTVKIGDFLVAGTTYCKVRGMKDENGKPIKVAGPSTPAQIWGWKELPESGDQILQAKTEQIAKKVCDNRITRNKQMEATKDIESINLKRQLEIDELKKQEKINELKLQGFTEEDLREEFFGDEKKVETVKYIIRADVTGSAEAIKESIEGLGNELVKATVISYEAGPPADSDVDMAGALGANIFCFNLKVPKPTLARASRAGVSIKEHNIIYRLIEDVTEDLSSKLPPIIETKILAELSIMGVFSISNKNKKSTKVAGCKVGSGIIKRSSRIRVLRKDKVIFDGALSSLKQVKDDVSEVKKGQECGLTFDSWEAFEEGDQVLVYEEISHKQYL
- a CDS encoding uncharacterized protein (EggNog:ENOG503PVMD; COG:S): MLQSKQISRVLCQGLKPVPVTSSSPSQTESSLAAPISVSLLSSKGVPLSTVIKADSQLTIDNIKIYSLLAFNNYDSREAWCLVKVDSELRLVMGKLQLTQETEENKMYVVVLYDSSLPDAIAKAKLDGLTEALNTGLEGFS
- the CDC34 gene encoding Ubiquitin-conjugating enzyme subunit (COG:O; EggNog:ENOG503NWSU), which gives rise to MSSKSAAAILQRQFRDLTDPKSGIPSFHIELDNDNIFLWNIGIIVLNQESVYHGGYFKGQMRFPSDFPFSPPTFRFTPAIYHPNVYKDGRLCISILHQGGDPTSDEPENETWTPAQTVESVLISIISLLEDPNVSSPANIDASVELRKNPEAYKKKVLQEVEKSKKDIPEDFIMPESEMYAFGNGSSSNKDNEHDQVDEDFWYDTEEESFDEESLMDDMEMEEDNEDDEEEENDDVDIMSK
- the MgPP2CL-1 gene encoding mgpp2cl-1, protein phosphatase 2C-like protein 1 (EggNog:ENOG503NUYG; COG:T; BUSCO:EOG09264XTW), with amino-acid sequence MSSLGTHTGSNISLNSFTSQARNSSTSNLSQVSNVDPFYGLSFKVGVAENKNITYQSKMEDVHTYVANFAERLDWGYFAVFDGHAGKQTARWCGNNLHTLLEQEIISNEESVISTEVDMKDNLYKSFMKADELISKENAGNSGSTAAVVVLLWENRGDAIPADTTDTNNTKGSYSVDFSNQHRMLYTANVGDSRIVLYRNGEAYRLSYDHKASDINEINRVRDSGGLIMKNRVNGILAVTRSLGDLYMKDLVVGKPFTTSTVLGEYDEFMILACDGLWDVVSDGKACEAVKQSFRTSDDPEVAAKRLCQLALDNSTTDNITVMVVKFDNSIFKSND
- a CDS encoding uncharacterized protein (EggNog:ENOG503NXKX; COG:P); amino-acid sequence: MSTTSAIYRQNRNQVDLYRSSHSPGASFEHIIKKITKKIKRAGFGVLSWEISVDGQLQQSSVDEADSENEPSSNQFNPVRGLYSKYKQKSFKKSHIQNCQKCRDELESEKEKRSDSSLNGSFTTVVETQQKEYRVVFFVGGMTCVSCASAVGEALGKAFQELHIESKHDEPSYSVNLLQHSAVAIVPNKQVINSLVNTILDSGFDCKILEVLPVERSINVKVTAAIGGITCSACAISIESAVHELPFVLDSNINTITKTGMFVMDDSDSNLESLKTTVEDCGFDFEVLNVTKINYVSGKKQSRTVNLEVEGMFCVHCPELVYDYLSSYGEVISVEDELTLSHPLLKFTYIPNQEKGLNIRKIIKDLNHLRSTDGDEAYTIDYSKQGPFTCNFIEPVSMDEHLRELAKKDVKTIALRLFLAAVVAIPTFVFGVVAMSLLPKHHAFRVWIEKPLWTGNVSRSTWILFFLSTPVYFFAADLFHRKAIVEVRSLWMHKNSFKRRLFKFGSMNLLMCLGTTIAYVSSIVLLILSSQQSSESMDALHTTYFDSVVFLTFFLLIGRLLEGASKSKTAEAISGLNKFKVSSATLVDRVPSGNNEYKYENDQTIDIKFLEVEDYIRIATGESPPVDCVIVENSAEFDESALTGESKPVKHSPGNQVFSGTVNVSNQAVIAKILSLQSDSLIDQILNTVREGQMRKAPIERTADALTGYFVPIIVFIGILVFIIWLILSYSGALPDSYLDVDIGGWFMWSLQFAIAVFVIACPCGIGLAAPTALFVGSGLAAKNGILVKGGGAAFQDAANTKVVCFDKTGTLTYGEIKVTDHQFCTDDEQMQSVAVQLARDLELSSKHPLAQAIKSFTSQFALTSNKIPAVETVPGKGLKGSIVAGDTDGFWNGLTGNVAILGNEALIDDYNVDISDEQKSILEEWKSEKKSVILVALLSEHKNQLLVMFACRDQIRHESKDIIDHLQNQLGIECWMITGDNCVTAQAIGSELGLDSEHIVSGVLPDEKQMHIKRIKGLRNTVIAMVGDGINDAPALAAADIGVALASGADIAVTSSDFILLNKSHPLTTLVTLFDLSTKVLNRVKFNFAWALVYNMIGIPIAAGVIYPYHNSRLSPVWASAAMAASSVSVVLSSLALNWYRPIVPKEQPKQAPEHI